From Gossypium raimondii isolate GPD5lz chromosome 11, ASM2569854v1, whole genome shotgun sequence:
ACACaaacaaatttttatcaatattgatataaaataaataaatttcggcataaacacagaaaaaaaaagttaagtcTGGAGAGAAAAAcccgaaaaagaaaatataaatagaagtaaaaaaatatatagaatggGATAAGTTTTAGTTCTTACCAGTTAATATTGCTTGAAAGCTATTGAACAAGACTGAGAGGGCAAGAAGATCTGAGAGAGATGATAAAACTTGTGCAACTTGTTCATCAGTAGTAAACAAGTAGGAAATTTGATGCCAACACcctaaacacaatataaagAATACCATTCCAATGCATATTGATTCActcattattgtttttattgcaAATTTCAATGCTTTTGCATTTCCTCTTCCTAATTCGTTGGCAACCCGAACTCTGCAAAAACACACCATTTATATGATAAACGAGGTTAAAGGGAagaaatattatgaattaacagtatatagagaaagaaagaaattacaTTGCTGCACCAAATAAGCCTAGGCAGATCATAAATTCCCATGCGTTGAAATTGAGGCTGCAGAGAAATTTGATTACTTAGAATAATATtggagcaaaaaaaaaaaaaaacgaaaatgaaagaattaagtTACCAGATGGAGAATGCATCAATGGCAATGGTTGCATTTTTCATATATCCAGCAAGCAACACAAGAATGGCAGTGTACCACAACTCTAAGCTGTTAATTCCAAATCAATCATTTTCTGATATCATGTCAAGTATATCCTAAAAGCAGTAACAATGTGAGAAAGCATCATAATACGTTACCAAATCATGAGGCCAGAGGCCATGGACAGCTTTATTATAGGCCATAAATCATACAAGGCAGCCTTGGAGAATCCTTTCCATGTATTGGGGCACCAACCTCCAAAGATGAACACAAACTCCCCTACAACCATAATCCAACAACATATATTCAAGGAACCCATTGCCCCAGCAACACCCCAGTTTAGCTTGTAAACCAGGATCCATGACAGTAACAAGTGAAGAGCAAATGAAAAAGCACTTAGCCATCCAACAATAAAGTTTTTGAGCTGAGCTTGCAGGTACATTTGCATGGTTAGTTGAAACACCATCTGGTAAAGCATTGGGATAAACCACAGAGATATACTCCCAGCTGCTTCCGCAATCTCCTCTTCCTGCCCGAGTAGTTTGAAGATGCGTGAAGCGAAAACCAATAGCGGGACTGATACCGTCGCCATAAGGCCATCCACAATCCAGGATCGTTGCAGGTATATCCCCATCATGTGGTATTGCCCTGCTCCAAATGCTTGCCCGCATAGTGTTTCAGTCGCACTCGACATCCCTATCTTTCAAATTACATTAAACTAATTAGAGAGCATTCGATCaaatacattaataaaaaaaaaaaagaatgtgaAGTTAACTAATTAGAGCTATGGATTATTACTAACCAGAATACCATTGATAAACCTTACGAAAATGCTTTGAATGAGTGCAAAAGTGGCAAGCTCGGCTTCCCCAATGTGACCAAGAAACGATTGTGTGACAATAATCATTCCAAAGCTAGTGACTCTAGCCAACATTGAAGGGAAAGCAATCCTCCATATTTTCTGTGTTTCAATCCAAACTCTTTTCTTCAgatcatttttctcttcttcttctagTTCTGCAATAAGCCTCAGCTCCAAATTCTCATCCATGACTAGTTAGCTTTGAAGAGATAAGTTATTGTTAAGGCCAACTGGACTTGGTTTAAAAATAATGGGGACTTGAAATGATTTTATCAGCCAACTTAAAACTTTTTCTGTACCTACCACCAAAACTAGCTTTTGATTACAAAAAGGAATATTATGCCCGCAGTCTCATTCAACTCCAAGTTGAAAATGTAGAAAGGAAAGGGAGTAGTTGACTGGTGGCTTGTTTAAACATGGGGACCCACAGATCGAGGAAAAAGTGTTACAGACATTCAATTTCCTTTGATATGTTCTAAGCGTTTCCTTGGAGACCATGGGCGATGCAATCTTGTATATGATACCATAATTTAATGTGTTACATTTTTAGCTAACAACCATACCTACCAAACTGCACAACATTTAAGATAGTTTAAATTAAAGGTTTGCATTATTAGTGTACAAGTTAACttatataaatgaacaaaaagTTGATAACTCTGTcaacttaaaaataacaataaaaataaagaaattacaTCAAAAGTCACtgaactattaataagtttatgttttggttatttaatttcaaaaattataaaaaagtcactcaaatatttgaaaattttcgtttaagtcactaaactatttaaaacttttatttaagtCACCAGGATGTTAAGTTTTTTAAGGTAAACTACATCAACTATCCTAAACTTTACATAAAATACATTTCAGCCACCTAATTTTTAACATAGTACCTATATGTTATTGAATTGTTACATTTTACCACTCACTTGGCAGGTTAATTTAAAGGGTAATAACCAATTTGGTccaagaaatataaaaatattattttgatattttaaaatattttcttaatagtattcgaaaaagttttaaaaatttaattaaaattttatcttaatattttaaaaataattatataaaaaataaataaaataaaaatcctccTCCATTCCGTCCTCTCCCCCACCAAGTTTTTGAGCTTGAAATAACTATATaaaggtcttgtgttcgaaccaaaaaaaaaaactattttgatTATGTTTGAAACTATCAACTATTTGACAAGTCGTTGTAGAACAATAATtagaaatttcattttcttataaaagatgaaacgaaataagtttagaaaaagGTGCAATTGACTAAAGAACCCAGAGGAGTTTTTGCCATGAGAGGCATGTTCCGGATATTTTTTAGAGTATCCCAAAAAGGTGGGAGGGAGAGGGGGAGACCGGTGGgggtttattttttataaatataaatatattttttaatattaa
This genomic window contains:
- the LOC105804369 gene encoding protein DETOXIFICATION 25 isoform X1 → MDENLELRLIAELEEEEKNDLKKRVWIETQKIWRIAFPSMLARVTSFGMIIVTQSFLGHIGEAELATFALIQSIFVRFINGILIGMSSATETLCGQAFGAGQYHMMGIYLQRSWIVDGLMATVSVPLLVFASRIFKLLGQEEEIAEAAGSISLWFIPMLYQMVFQLTMQMYLQAQLKNFIVGWLSAFSFALHLLLSWILVYKLNWGVAGAMGSLNICCWIMVVGEFVFIFGGWCPNTWKGFSKAALYDLWPIIKLSMASGLMICLELWYTAILVLLAGYMKNATIAIDAFSICLNFNAWEFMICLGLFGAAIVRVANELGRGNAKALKFAIKTIMSESICIGMVFFILCLGCWHQISYLFTTDEQVAQVLSSLSDLLALSVLFNSFQAILTGVAIGAGFQSMVAIVNLGCYYIVGLPIGVVLGYVLNLQVTGLWIGLLSGVAFQIVILGFIVWRTDWDEQVEKASQRLNRWLINEENKEEHNNQIQSLSQA
- the LOC105804369 gene encoding protein DETOXIFICATION 24 isoform X2 translates to MSSATETLCGQAFGAGQYHMMGIYLQRSWIVDGLMATVSVPLLVFASRIFKLLGQEEEIAEAAGSISLWFIPMLYQMVFQLTMQMYLQAQLKNFIVGWLSAFSFALHLLLSWILVYKLNWGVAGAMGSLNICCWIMVVGEFVFIFGGWCPNTWKGFSKAALYDLWPIIKLSMASGLMICLELWYTAILVLLAGYMKNATIAIDAFSICLNFNAWEFMICLGLFGAAIVRVANELGRGNAKALKFAIKTIMSESICIGMVFFILCLGCWHQISYLFTTDEQVAQVLSSLSDLLALSVLFNSFQAILTGVAIGAGFQSMVAIVNLGCYYIVGLPIGVVLGYVLNLQVTGLWIGLLSGVAFQIVILGFIVWRTDWDEQVEKASQRLNRWLINEENKEEHNNQIQSLSQA